In a single window of the Campylobacter iguaniorum genome:
- the rpsI gene encoding 30S ribosomal protein S9 encodes MATTYATGKRKTAVAKVWVKPGSGKIVVNGMDLNTWLGGHEAIKLKVVQPLLVTKQEASMDITATTLGGGYSAQAEALRHGISRALAAIDADFRATLKPQGLLTRDSRVVERKKCGRRKARRSPQFSKR; translated from the coding sequence ATGGCAACAACATACGCAACAGGTAAAAGAAAAACAGCAGTTGCTAAAGTTTGGGTAAAACCAGGTAGCGGCAAAATCGTTGTAAATGGTATGGATCTAAACACTTGGCTTGGCGGACACGAAGCAATCAAACTAAAAGTTGTTCAACCACTTCTTGTAACTAAACAAGAGGCTTCTATGGATATCACTGCTACTACTTTAGGTGGTGGTTATTCAGCTCAAGCAGAAGCTTTAAGACACGGAATTTCAAGAGCTTTAGCAGCTATTGATGCAGATTTTAGAGCAACTCTTAAACCACAAGGTCTTCTTACTAGAGATAGCCGTGTTGTTGAGCGTAAAAAATGTGGACGTAGAAAAGCTAGACGTAGCCCACAATTCTCAAAAAGATAA
- a CDS encoding OmpA family protein, with protein sequence MKKIAIALCAASALFGANTYNYEFTPVVGYAHPEGTQGIDDQKFIGLRIARNLDTFLLSQIELGFDYSRNVSYETTAKGAVGFDTDIRRYYANLVKDFALTDAFSIYGLMGLGYQEFTKEANDVDDGGFAQAGLGLKYKVTDNFALKAEARDLLDWNQGDSTFLYSLGFAVSFGEAVKAAPAAVVAPVAPAKTEVKPAIGDEDKDGVFDNVDRCPGTPAGVVVDEYGCEKVIRLNLTANFAFDSAKVTPEYEAKIKEVADVMVKNPEYRVILEGHTDSTGPDAYNQKLSVKRADAVAAVLEKMGVSKGKITTEGFGEAKPIASNATKEGRAENRRVEAKFRK encoded by the coding sequence ATGAAAAAAATTGCTATAGCACTTTGTGCAGCGTCAGCATTGTTTGGTGCGAACACTTACAACTATGAGTTTACTCCAGTTGTAGGATATGCTCATCCAGAAGGTACTCAAGGTATAGACGATCAAAAATTTATAGGTTTGAGAATCGCTAGAAACTTAGATACATTTTTATTAAGCCAAATCGAACTTGGTTTTGATTATTCTAGAAATGTTAGTTATGAAACTACAGCTAAAGGTGCGGTTGGCTTTGATACAGATATAAGAAGATATTATGCTAACCTTGTCAAAGATTTTGCTTTAACTGATGCATTCTCAATATATGGCTTAATGGGTCTTGGATATCAAGAGTTCACAAAAGAAGCTAACGATGTAGATGACGGTGGATTTGCTCAAGCTGGTCTTGGTTTGAAATACAAAGTTACAGACAACTTCGCTCTTAAAGCAGAGGCTAGAGATCTACTTGATTGGAATCAAGGTGATAGCACATTCCTTTACTCTTTAGGTTTTGCAGTATCATTTGGCGAGGCTGTAAAAGCAGCTCCAGCAGCAGTTGTTGCTCCAGTAGCTCCAGCTAAAACTGAAGTAAAACCAGCTATTGGCGATGAAGATAAAGACGGCGTATTTGACAATGTAGATAGATGCCCTGGCACTCCTGCTGGAGTAGTTGTCGATGAATATGGTTGCGAAAAAGTTATCCGTCTAAATTTAACTGCAAACTTTGCATTTGATAGCGCAAAAGTTACTCCAGAGTACGAAGCAAAAATCAAAGAAGTTGCAGATGTTATGGTTAAAAACCCAGAGTACAGAGTTATCTTAGAGGGTCACACTGATAGCACTGGTCCAGATGCTTACAACCAAAAACTATCTGTAAAAAGAGCAGACGCTGTTGCAGCAGTCTTAGAAAAAATGGGCGTATCTAAAGGCAAAATCACAACTGAGGGCTTTGGTGAGGCTAAACCAATCGCATCAAACGCTACTAAAGAAGGTAGAGCTGAAAACCGCCGCGTTGAAGCTAAATTTAGAAAATAA
- a CDS encoding mechanosensitive ion channel family protein, with protein sequence MSILALVGKYTMKFIVSLLIFFIGKWVISKLAFVLEKIIHKTKIDAMLGNFLLNVVKTMLFIFVILAALSNLGIETTSFVAVLGAVGLAIGMAFKDTFNNIGAGVLIIFFKPFKLGDAIDVGGTLGSVRELNLFTTYLTTGDNRTIIIPNSQVISSKIINYSLNPTRRVDLVFSIDYKDDLKLARNLILEIASKKDIILNEPAPFVGVSTLGDNSVDLAARFWTRNENYWNVYHQMLEEVKEAFDKNGISIPFPQVVNHHIYDPKDRD encoded by the coding sequence ATGAGTATACTTGCCCTTGTTGGTAAGTATACTATGAAATTTATAGTATCTCTACTTATATTTTTCATCGGTAAGTGGGTGATATCAAAACTCGCTTTTGTCTTAGAAAAAATCATTCATAAAACAAAAATTGACGCTATGCTTGGCAACTTTTTGCTAAATGTAGTAAAAACTATGCTATTTATCTTTGTTATACTTGCAGCATTATCAAATTTGGGTATCGAAACTACATCTTTTGTTGCGGTTTTAGGTGCTGTAGGTCTAGCTATTGGTATGGCGTTTAAAGATACTTTTAACAACATAGGCGCTGGAGTTTTGATCATCTTTTTTAAGCCATTTAAGCTTGGCGATGCTATTGATGTTGGTGGCACTTTGGGTTCTGTTAGGGAGCTAAATTTATTTACGACTTACCTTACTACTGGCGATAATAGAACTATCATTATCCCAAACTCGCAAGTCATCTCATCAAAAATCATAAACTATTCGCTCAACCCTACTAGAAGAGTAGATTTAGTTTTTTCTATTGATTATAAAGACGACTTGAAACTAGCTAGAAATCTGATACTAGAAATCGCATCTAAAAAAGATATTATCCTAAATGAACCAGCGCCATTCGTTGGTGTTTCGACCCTTGGGGATAATAGCGTAGATTTGGCAGCTAGATTTTGGACTAGAAACGAAAATTACTGGAATGTCTATCATCAAATGCTAGAAGAGGTTAAAGAGGCTTTTGATAAAAACGGTATTTCCATACCATTCCCTCAAGTTGTAAATCATCATATTTACGATCCTAAAGATAGGGATTAA
- a CDS encoding HAD family hydrolase produces MSTILFDLDGTLIDSTSSILHGFHTAFDKFSFPNPTDEQICSLIGHPLDYMFANLGVRNELVWDFVAAYKEAYRQKYLDETKLLDGAFEAVAMASEFADLGVVTTKTSKYSVYLLEHLNIAKYFKTIIGKDDVTNPKPDPEPILKALKRLNKPAINAFMVGDTPMDANSAKAAGIVSIGVTCGYENSDTLKSCCDFVCQNAKEAVDHIKSRLNL; encoded by the coding sequence TTGTCAACCATACTTTTTGATTTGGATGGGACTTTGATCGATTCGACAAGTTCCATTCTACATGGCTTCCATACTGCTTTTGATAAATTCAGCTTTCCAAACCCAACAGACGAGCAAATTTGCTCACTCATCGGACATCCGCTTGATTATATGTTTGCAAATCTTGGCGTAAGAAATGAGCTTGTTTGGGATTTTGTTGCTGCGTACAAAGAGGCTTATAGACAAAAATACCTTGATGAAACCAAGCTTTTAGATGGCGCATTTGAGGCTGTAGCTATGGCTAGTGAGTTCGCTGATCTTGGTGTCGTGACTACTAAGACTTCTAAATACTCAGTCTATTTGCTCGAACATCTTAATATAGCAAAGTATTTTAAAACCATAATAGGCAAAGATGACGTAACAAACCCAAAGCCAGATCCTGAGCCTATTTTAAAAGCTCTCAAAAGGCTTAATAAACCTGCAATAAATGCTTTTATGGTAGGAGATACTCCTATGGACGCAAACTCCGCAAAAGCCGCTGGCATCGTAAGCATAGGCGTAACTTGTGGATATGAAAACAGCGACACATTAAAATCTTGCTGTGATTTTGTCTGCCAAAACGCGAAAGAAGCTGTCGATCATATAAAAAGTAGATTAAATTTATAA
- the nifJ gene encoding pyruvate:ferredoxin (flavodoxin) oxidoreductase: MSKIMKTMDGNEAAAYAAYAFTEVAGIYPITPSSPMADYTDIWASQGKKNIFGMPVKVVEMQSEAGAAGTVHGSLQAGALTTTYTAAQGLLLKVPNMYKIAGQMLPGVIHVAARSLAAQALSIFGDHQDVYACRQTGFAMLATGSVQEVMDLAGVAHLAAIKGRVPFMHFFDGFRTSHEIQKVELMDYSVFDRLVDKEAIQKFRDESINPESPKTRGTAQNDDIYFQTRELSNKFYDALPDIVADYMSEISKVTGREYKPFVYYGDKDAERVIIAMGSATQAIEEVVDYLNSKGEKVGLVKVHLYRPFSLKYFFDVIPNTVKKIAVLDRTKEPGGLGEPLYLDIKAAYYGTPNAPVIVGGRYGLSSKDVDPAQMIAVYENLKQNEPKNNFTVGIVDDVTNLSLEVGSKISLSDKDCIECLFYGLGADGTVGANKNSIKIIGDKTDLYAQAYFAYDSKKSGGYTRSHLRFGKKPIRSTYLVSNPHFVACSVAAYLDIYDVVDGLRDGGTFLLNSIWDADETIKRMPNKVKRLLAQKNANFYILNATKLAYEIGLGNRTNTIMQSAFFKLAKIIDFSDAQKYMKEYAYKTYSKKGDKIVEMNYQAIDQGADRLVKIEVDPSWVNLKDEAKEVENKYVGSEFVEKIVKPMNAARGDSLPVSAFVGHEDGGFEAGTTQYEKRGVGVMVPKWIEANCIQCNQCAFVCPHAVIRPFLVDEEEANKAPKGVQEHLIEAKGKEAKGFKYKIQVSPLDCTGCELCAQNCPSKEKSLVMVPLGEELDKGEQENADYLFKNVKYKDDLMSKDSVKGAMFAQPLFEFHGACPGCGETPYITLVTRLFGENMMVANATGCSSIYGGSAPSMPYRKSNKNGHGVAWANSLFEDNAEFGLGMEVAVETIRHRIENIMLDTIEQVPNALSALYKDWIEFKNSIEKTSQIRDILVPQLEANLDAPGVKDLLGLKQYIAKKSQWIIGGDGWAYDIGYGGLDHVLASGENVNVLVLDTEVYSNTGGQSSKSSRAGSVAQFTASGKSVQKKDLGQIAMTYGNIFVAQINSNASQANVVKAIAAAQAYDGPSLVIAYSPCIAHGIKGGLALSGDQAELATKCGYWPTYIYDPRLVKEGKNPLKITSKDPEWDRYEEFLLNEVRYNSLKKLNPAHAAELYAQNKADSMRRFRQLKRFANADFSDELE; the protein is encoded by the coding sequence ATGAGTAAAATTATGAAAACAATGGATGGCAACGAAGCTGCTGCGTATGCAGCATACGCTTTTACCGAAGTTGCTGGGATTTATCCTATTACACCAAGTTCTCCTATGGCTGACTATACAGATATTTGGGCAAGTCAAGGCAAAAAGAACATATTTGGTATGCCAGTTAAGGTTGTAGAAATGCAAAGTGAGGCTGGAGCAGCCGGAACTGTTCATGGTAGCTTACAAGCTGGAGCACTTACTACTACTTATACAGCAGCTCAAGGTTTGTTACTAAAAGTTCCAAATATGTATAAGATAGCTGGTCAAATGCTACCAGGCGTAATCCACGTAGCAGCAAGATCACTAGCAGCCCAAGCTCTTTCTATATTTGGCGATCATCAAGACGTATATGCATGTAGACAAACTGGATTTGCGATGCTTGCGACTGGTTCAGTTCAAGAAGTTATGGATCTAGCTGGCGTAGCTCACCTTGCAGCTATAAAAGGTCGCGTTCCTTTTATGCACTTTTTTGACGGATTTAGGACAAGCCACGAAATCCAAAAAGTAGAGCTTATGGACTACAGTGTATTTGATAGACTTGTAGACAAAGAAGCTATCCAAAAATTCCGCGATGAAAGCATAAATCCAGAAAGCCCAAAAACTCGCGGAACTGCTCAAAACGATGACATATACTTCCAAACAAGAGAATTAAGCAACAAATTTTACGACGCACTTCCTGATATCGTAGCTGATTATATGAGCGAAATCTCAAAGGTAACTGGTCGTGAGTATAAACCATTTGTTTATTATGGTGACAAGGACGCTGAGCGTGTCATCATCGCTATGGGTTCTGCTACACAGGCTATTGAAGAAGTGGTTGATTATCTAAACTCAAAAGGCGAAAAAGTAGGACTTGTCAAAGTACATCTCTATAGACCATTTAGTCTAAAATACTTCTTTGATGTCATTCCAAACACAGTGAAAAAAATCGCAGTCTTAGATAGAACAAAAGAGCCAGGTGGGCTTGGTGAGCCACTTTATCTTGATATAAAAGCAGCTTATTATGGCACTCCAAATGCTCCAGTTATCGTAGGCGGTAGATATGGTCTAAGCTCAAAAGACGTAGATCCAGCTCAAATGATAGCAGTATATGAAAACCTAAAACAAAATGAGCCAAAAAATAACTTCACAGTCGGTATCGTCGATGATGTTACAAATTTATCCCTGGAAGTTGGAAGCAAAATTTCACTTAGCGATAAAGACTGCATAGAGTGCTTATTTTACGGACTTGGCGCAGACGGAACAGTCGGAGCCAACAAAAACTCTATCAAAATCATCGGAGATAAAACAGATCTTTACGCTCAAGCTTATTTTGCTTATGATAGCAAAAAATCAGGCGGCTACACTAGAAGCCATTTAAGATTTGGCAAAAAGCCTATCCGTTCTACTTATCTTGTTTCAAACCCTCATTTTGTGGCTTGTTCGGTCGCAGCTTATCTTGATATTTATGATGTTGTTGATGGTCTTAGAGACGGCGGAACATTTCTTCTAAACTCTATTTGGGACGCTGATGAAACCATAAAAAGAATGCCAAATAAAGTCAAACGTCTTCTAGCACAAAAAAATGCAAATTTCTATATCTTAAATGCTACAAAACTAGCTTATGAAATAGGTCTTGGAAACCGCACAAATACAATTATGCAATCAGCATTTTTCAAACTAGCAAAAATAATTGACTTTAGCGACGCTCAAAAATATATGAAAGAGTACGCTTACAAAACATACTCTAAAAAGGGCGATAAAATCGTAGAGATGAACTATCAAGCCATAGATCAAGGCGCTGATAGACTAGTCAAAATCGAAGTAGATCCAAGCTGGGTAAATTTAAAAGATGAAGCAAAAGAAGTAGAAAACAAATATGTCGGTAGCGAATTTGTAGAAAAAATAGTCAAACCAATGAACGCAGCGCGTGGTGATAGCCTGCCAGTTTCAGCGTTTGTAGGTCATGAAGACGGTGGATTTGAAGCTGGAACTACTCAGTATGAAAAACGTGGCGTAGGCGTAATGGTACCAAAATGGATAGAGGCAAACTGTATCCAATGTAACCAATGTGCATTCGTCTGTCCTCACGCAGTTATCCGCCCATTCTTAGTAGATGAAGAGGAGGCTAATAAAGCTCCAAAAGGCGTTCAAGAGCATCTTATAGAGGCAAAAGGCAAAGAAGCCAAAGGATTTAAATACAAAATCCAAGTAAGCCCACTTGATTGTACTGGTTGTGAGCTTTGCGCGCAAAACTGCCCAAGCAAAGAAAAATCACTTGTCATGGTTCCACTTGGCGAAGAGCTAGACAAAGGTGAGCAAGAAAACGCTGATTATCTATTTAAAAATGTCAAATACAAAGATGATTTAATGAGTAAAGATAGCGTAAAAGGCGCGATGTTCGCTCAGCCATTATTTGAGTTCCACGGCGCTTGTCCAGGATGTGGTGAGACTCCATATATCACGCTAGTTACAAGACTATTTGGCGAAAATATGATGGTAGCAAACGCAACTGGTTGTAGCTCTATCTATGGTGGTTCAGCTCCGTCTATGCCATATCGTAAGTCAAACAAAAACGGTCACGGCGTGGCTTGGGCAAACTCACTTTTTGAAGACAATGCAGAGTTTGGTCTTGGTATGGAAGTAGCAGTCGAGACTATCCGTCACCGCATAGAAAACATCATGCTTGATACAATCGAGCAAGTTCCAAATGCTCTAAGCGCACTTTACAAAGACTGGATAGAGTTTAAAAATAGTATAGAAAAAACATCTCAAATCAGAGATATTTTAGTCCCACAACTTGAAGCAAATTTAGACGCTCCAGGAGTTAAAGACTTGCTTGGTCTTAAACAATACATAGCCAAAAAATCACAATGGATCATCGGTGGCGATGGTTGGGCTTATGATATTGGTTATGGCGGCTTAGATCACGTCTTAGCAAGTGGTGAAAACGTAAATGTTTTGGTTTTGGATACTGAAGTTTATTCAAACACAGGCGGTCAAAGTAGCAAATCAAGCCGTGCAGGCTCTGTAGCGCAGTTTACAGCTAGTGGTAAATCAGTTCAGAAAAAAGATTTAGGTCAGATCGCTATGACTTATGGTAACATATTTGTAGCTCAAATCAACTCAAACGCAAGCCAAGCAAACGTGGTAAAAGCCATAGCAGCTGCACAGGCGTATGATGGCCCAAGCCTTGTTATAGCTTACTCTCCATGTATCGCTCATGGTATCAAAGGTGGTCTTGCGCTCTCAGGCGACCAAGCTGAGCTAGCTACAAAATGTGGTTACTGGCCAACTTACATCTATGATCCACGTTTAGTAAAAGAGGGTAAAAACCCACTGAAAATCACTTCAAAAGATCCAGAATGGGACAGATACGAAGAGTTCTTGCTAAACGAAGTTCGCTACAATTCACTTAAAAAGCTAAATCCAGCCCACGCAGCTGAGCTTTACGCACAAAACAAAGCAGATTCTATGAGAAGATTCCGCCAGTTAAAACGTTTCGCAAATGCTGATTTTAGCGACGAATTAGAATAA
- a CDS encoding DUF5416 family protein, producing MDNAFIIEESLDDNSLEKTDFQTAIYKGKFDEYIIKASQHINGFFVITDTIKDRDSSDLIGPAVKTLVFSDCTKSFDEIKSENMVNLTTKPNLQKELAQDEPNLDDKFEFGKKVNLSIAHVNDIEILIHGFDETNDSFVFDPNLFPQDTIYKYSISKNEFKASMQMDASLQVAREFIDTFCIKTSSPEQKSVTVIINGVYMYEIFLGSIDKNSPKEL from the coding sequence ATGGATAATGCATTTATCATTGAAGAGAGCTTAGATGATAACTCACTAGAAAAAACCGATTTTCAAACAGCCATTTACAAGGGCAAATTTGATGAGTATATCATAAAAGCATCGCAGCATATCAATGGATTTTTTGTCATCACTGACACCATAAAAGACAGAGATAGTTCAGATCTCATAGGCCCAGCGGTCAAAACGTTGGTATTTAGCGACTGCACCAAGAGTTTTGATGAGATTAAGTCTGAAAATATGGTAAATTTGACAACCAAACCAAATTTGCAAAAAGAACTAGCACAAGATGAGCCAAATTTAGATGATAAATTTGAGTTTGGCAAAAAGGTAAATTTAAGCATCGCGCACGTAAATGATATCGAAATCTTGATTCACGGTTTTGATGAGACAAACGATAGCTTTGTTTTTGACCCAAATTTATTTCCGCAAGATACTATATACAAATATAGCATTTCTAAAAATGAGTTTAAAGCAAGTATGCAAATGGACGCTAGTTTGCAAGTCGCAAGAGAGTTTATTGATACATTTTGTATCAAAACAAGCTCACCAGAGCAAAAAAGCGTTACAGTTATCATCAACGGCGTTTATATGTATGAGATATTTTTGGGTAGCATTGACAAAAATAGCCCCAAAGAGTTATAA
- a CDS encoding major outer membrane protein — MKLVKMSLAAIVAAGALTSVASATPLEEAIKNVDVSGFARYRYDSKTTKAALNDETVDKSEASHRFTSYVDFKAALDDNFYGILGLRYDSKDISGSSEGQTNVGVYDEGTEDFGQTFNVRQFLLGYKAGNTTIQAGRQVVGTFFTDDMVGTGLKVLNSDITGLTLAAVAFDDLQNDPDIGSKDLGTYNHNLYGVAAIGSYDPVSFQVWYAVLSDVTDLYAVELAANFDVTSDLSLGLKGQYGGSSIDSAFTKVAKAEAVDADDADFWAIEASAEGFGVDFSAGYIDFSADKDKTSVISYEDAGSFIKPGEDLLDYTLFNGENKYWFVTAGYSFLEKFRVGVDYISGKNKTRNGVVDSEVEASEIVYRASYDYSKKLNFQAWYSSIDRDSNKNDVDHFRFQAKYSF, encoded by the coding sequence ATGAAATTAGTTAAAATGAGTTTAGCTGCTATCGTAGCTGCTGGTGCTTTGACAAGTGTTGCAAGTGCAACTCCACTTGAAGAAGCTATAAAAAACGTAGATGTAAGCGGATTTGCTAGATATAGATATGATAGCAAAACAACTAAAGCTGCTTTAAACGACGAAACTGTTGATAAATCAGAAGCAAGCCATAGATTTACATCTTATGTAGATTTCAAAGCTGCATTAGATGACAACTTCTATGGTATCTTAGGTCTAAGATATGATAGTAAAGATATATCTGGTAGTTCTGAAGGTCAAACAAATGTTGGTGTATACGATGAAGGCACTGAAGATTTCGGTCAAACATTCAACGTTCGTCAATTCTTACTAGGCTATAAAGCTGGTAATACAACTATCCAAGCTGGTCGCCAAGTAGTAGGTACATTCTTCACTGATGATATGGTAGGTACTGGTCTTAAAGTACTAAATAGCGATATCACTGGTCTTACTCTAGCTGCAGTTGCTTTCGATGATTTGCAAAATGATCCAGATATTGGTTCAAAAGACTTAGGTACTTATAATCATAACCTTTATGGTGTAGCAGCTATCGGCTCTTATGATCCAGTTAGTTTCCAAGTATGGTATGCTGTGCTTTCTGATGTGACTGATCTATACGCAGTAGAGCTTGCAGCGAACTTCGATGTGACAAGCGATCTTAGCCTTGGTCTTAAAGGTCAATACGGCGGTTCAAGCATAGATAGCGCTTTCACAAAAGTAGCTAAAGCTGAAGCTGTTGATGCTGATGATGCAGATTTTTGGGCTATCGAGGCTTCTGCTGAGGGATTTGGTGTTGATTTCAGTGCTGGTTATATAGATTTCTCAGCTGATAAAGACAAAACTTCTGTTATATCTTATGAAGATGCTGGTAGCTTTATCAAACCAGGTGAAGACTTACTAGACTATACACTATTTAATGGTGAAAACAAATACTGGTTCGTAACTGCTGGATACTCTTTCTTAGAAAAATTCAGAGTAGGTGTTGATTATATAAGTGGTAAAAATAAAACTCGTAATGGTGTAGTTGATAGTGAAGTTGAAGCAAGTGAGATTGTTTATAGAGCAAGTTATGACTACAGTAAAAAACTTAACTTCCAAGCTTGGTATTCAAGCATTGATCGCGATAGCAATAAAAACGACGTCGATCACTTCAGATTCCAAGCTAAATACTCATTCTAA
- a CDS encoding porin has translation MKLFKLSLAAVVAAGALTSVASATPLEEAIKNVDVSGFARVRYQNTTSNNPIKNGANAVDSSNGQYRFTADINFKAALDDNFYGILGFRYDSQDISGDANGRTNTYAGNKGVDNYGQTFNVRQFLLGYKAGNTTIQAGRQVLGTFFTDDMVGTGIKVLNSDITGLTLAAVAFDDLQADKDIGFLIKNADGDITGGTYNSNLYGVAAIGSYDPVAFQLWYANLQDVAALYAVDVAVNFDVTSDINLGFQGQYAGSSMDDRYTADLDDADFWALQAKFKGFGVDARAGYVDFSVDDSKKSGLISYEDQGKFIEAGEDLFDTYKEFTGDNNYWFLVAGYTFDKFRAGVDYVNGKITKVAAVGEQDAYEVVARLDYAYSKKLKFQTWYGHYEIDGKDTLKDVETDRIRFDARYNF, from the coding sequence ATGAAATTATTTAAATTAAGTTTGGCTGCTGTAGTAGCTGCTGGTGCTTTAACAAGCGTTGCAAGTGCAACTCCACTTGAAGAAGCTATAAAAAACGTAGATGTAAGCGGTTTTGCTAGAGTAAGATACCAAAACACTACATCTAATAATCCAATTAAAAATGGAGCAAATGCTGTTGATAGTTCAAATGGTCAATACAGATTTACAGCTGATATCAACTTCAAAGCTGCTCTAGATGATAACTTCTATGGTATCTTAGGATTTAGATATGATAGCCAAGATATATCTGGTGATGCTAATGGCAGAACAAACACTTATGCTGGTAACAAAGGTGTTGATAACTATGGTCAAACATTCAACGTTCGCCAATTCTTACTAGGTTACAAAGCTGGTAACACAACTATCCAAGCTGGTCGCCAAGTACTTGGTACATTCTTCACTGATGATATGGTAGGTACAGGTATAAAAGTACTAAATAGCGATATCACTGGTCTTACTCTAGCTGCAGTTGCTTTTGATGATTTACAAGCTGATAAAGATATTGGCTTTTTAATTAAAAATGCTGATGGTGACATTACTGGCGGAACATATAATAGCAACCTTTATGGTGTAGCAGCTATCGGCTCTTATGATCCAGTTGCTTTCCAACTATGGTATGCTAATCTTCAAGATGTAGCTGCTCTTTATGCTGTTGATGTAGCTGTGAACTTCGATGTAACAAGCGATATCAATCTTGGATTCCAAGGTCAATACGCTGGTTCTAGTATGGATGATAGATATACTGCTGACCTTGATGATGCAGATTTTTGGGCATTACAAGCTAAATTCAAAGGTTTTGGCGTAGATGCTAGAGCTGGTTATGTAGATTTCTCAGTTGATGATAGTAAAAAATCTGGTCTTATCTCTTATGAAGATCAAGGTAAATTCATAGAAGCTGGTGAAGATCTATTTGATACTTACAAAGAATTTACTGGCGATAACAACTATTGGTTCTTAGTAGCTGGATATACATTTGACAAATTCAGAGCAGGCGTTGACTACGTAAATGGTAAAATAACTAAAGTTGCCGCTGTTGGTGAGCAAGATGCTTACGAAGTTGTTGCTAGATTAGATTATGCTTATAGCAAAAAACTTAAATTCCAAACTTGGTATGGTCACTATGAAATAGATGGCAAAGATACTTTAAAAGATGTTGAAACTGATAGAATCAGATTTGACGCTAGATACAATTTCTAA
- a CDS encoding c-type cytochrome — translation MNLFQKSMICISLVSFLSAATDDSSYVIEAKGDFGRELKALVEKYAADENVSINVYKKAPQDEDNGGFINIGVDKNRQYNASRGEALYNQHCLQCHGEKGSKRAMGVSERLNKMSGEDIAASMSAYNSDPDFGGQLKYVMAPMAKNVSFKQVGDIIAYLKGDNAFVIEDTTDGNSDISTKPTKQGSYLE, via the coding sequence ATGAATTTGTTTCAAAAATCTATGATTTGCATATCTTTAGTATCTTTTTTATCTGCCGCGACTGATGATAGTAGCTATGTCATAGAGGCTAAAGGGGATTTTGGTAGGGAGCTTAAAGCTTTGGTCGAAAAATACGCCGCAGATGAAAACGTATCTATAAATGTATACAAAAAAGCTCCGCAAGATGAAGATAATGGTGGATTTATAAATATCGGTGTGGATAAAAACAGACAATACAACGCCAGCAGAGGCGAAGCTCTATATAATCAGCATTGTTTGCAATGTCATGGTGAAAAAGGCTCAAAAAGAGCTATGGGCGTAAGCGAGCGTCTAAACAAGATGAGTGGCGAGGATATAGCTGCTTCAATGTCTGCTTATAACTCAGATCCAGACTTTGGCGGTCAGCTCAAATACGTAATGGCTCCAATGGCTAAAAACGTTAGCTTCAAGCAAGTGGGCGACATCATAGCTTATCTTAAAGGCGACAACGCATTTGTCATAGAAGACACTACTGATGGCAACAGCGATATAAGTACCAAACCAACCAAACAAGGTAGCTACTTAGAGTAA